Below is a genomic region from Henckelia pumila isolate YLH828 chromosome 3, ASM3356847v2, whole genome shotgun sequence.
AGAAACAAGCTTTCAAAACGAAGAAGACGAATGAAATCAACTGAGAAATAAATTAGGGTTCTAACTCTGGTCGGCCGCCCCAACGCAAGGTGAGTATGGATGGGTCAATAGCTCTGCTCTGTGGTTTATATAGAGCGACGCTGGGGGCTCACTAGGGTTTTTTTTAGGGTTTTGAAGTTAGAGATCTGATCTGTAAAAATGGACGGTGagagatttataaaaaataaatttacaattctgaattctctttctttttttctttttttttttccttctttttatCCTTCCCTTTTCGTttgtattaaattattaattaaatcctAGATTAACaacatttaaaaattatggCAAGCTAAATTGCATATTACCTTTACTAAACAAATTAACATATGAGTAACACTTCTGTGAGACAgtctcatccgtgagacgggtcaaccctactcatatttataataataagtaatatttttggtataaattgtaatactttttaatggataacccatacaaAAGACCCGTCTCataaaaatgacccttgagatCGTTTGATTGGAGTTTTTGCCTTAACATATATACACTTAATTCATAATTATATCCTTATGGTTTGCTCTTATTCTCAATATTATCTTTgttcctttttaaaaaaataaataaatctctTGTTTTGTATTTGTTAATTATCACTCATCTTATCCAATCTCGTGttcttctcgtcatattatttatccatctattaattatttattttacattaatcaaatcattaattatttatcttgcatcaatcaaatcattgaatttaaattataattttaccacttataaataatattattcatattttatttattgttaaaaagacaaaatggtaatttatcatttttatataaaatataatcaatcaaataaactataatacatcaatcaaatcaaaatattatattcactatcattttttatttattttttattacattatattacttatttatgtattatttatctctTCATACCTATCAACCGGTACCTAAAATTTAAGCATTAGACTATGTTTCAATTTCGGGCTagtttgaataaaaaaatcattggcttaaaaaatatttaaataagtccagctttttaaaatatttttattaaataaaaaaatagaagcGGTTTTAACGTTTGAATAAATATTGTGAAAATGAGTTTTTAAATAGAAACAGAAGCAGAAACAAAAGGCCAAAAATTTTTACTtctaaaaaaacacttatttgagtttaaataagtgttttttaaaaaaaacaaatgttgTAACCAAACGCCTAAGTTTTTAAGAAtagtaacactcctgtgagacggtctcatccgtgagacgggtcaaccatactcatatttataataataagtaatgcttttggcataaattgtaatactttttaatggataacccatataagagatccgtctcataaaaaTGGTTAGTTAATGTCATACAATGGTTAGTTAAGGACCGTATGACCTCATTCTATGCTTCCAGATACAAATACATTCATAGTATATGATTTCATCGTATCATGCATCTCTAAATCCTGAAAAGTGGCGCTTTGCGTGCGAAATGTTTCCCCGAATTGGAGTCCAAAGTGGGTTTAATTAACCAACTTGAGTACTAAAAAACTTACCAAAcaatagataaaaataaaactcaCCCATAAACCTGGCTAATCATTGGTACCAAACATTGCCTAggtaaacaaaaaaaaaggaaaaataagGGATATATACCTGGTCTTGTTTTTAATTCAATAGATAGACCTATGATCGAAAAGACTATATTGCTCCTGCTTTAAGTGTTTTCTCTCTCCTTCTTTTTCTTTCATCTGCGTTGTTTTTTTTTCtgtctttttttctttctctcCTTCCTCCTTTTCCCTCAtcctcttcttcttttttttttttgttacatTTACAAAGCAGTCGATCGCCTTCCCTACCAAGTGGACCGCTTGGGTCAACCAagcttgggttgacccaagccgggcagcccggcttgGTCGACCCaggcttgggtcaacccaaaccattgtatatatatttaaaaaacaaGACCCTTTGACTGAATTAAACCATTGtatattttattgaaaaaaaaaaccaaactaCCCTTAATTGAGACCCTTTGACTGAATTAAAAAGTCAAAAGTCCcttttattgaattaaaaacaaGACCAGACCTATATATTTAAATGGCCCAAAAAAAATcggaaatattttaataaatgaaCTTGGTCAAACTACTTTGTTTGGAAAACTAACCATCTTCAAGTGCAGTTTTCGAATAAATGAGCCCGAGAAagttaattttcgaaaaaaacagTTTGACCAATGTTATTTTGCAAACTAAATTTAAGTCCCACTTATTGAATTAGGGGAGATTTGGGATCGATGAAATTAAGGATTATGGATTCTGATTGTTCAATTGAGAGCAAAGCTAAAATCACGCTGTCTGAAATGAAGATTCAATATAAAACCTGATGGATATATTAGCACATGGAAACTATAAATACAAAATTAGGAAGAAAACTTAGTTTGCCTCTTTCGTTAAGATACTGATATTTCATATCTTTCTTAAAAGGGTTGACCCTGAAGGGACCCCATCCCACATAGGGGAGATTTGGGATCGATGAAATTAAGGATTATGGATTCTGATTGTTCAATTGAGAGCAAAGATGAAATCACGCTGTCTGAAATGAAGATTCAATATAAAACCTGATGGATATATTAGCACATGGAAACTATAAATACAAAATTAGGAAGAAAACTTAGTTTGTCTCTTTCGTTAAGATACTGATATTTCATATCTTTCTtaaaagggttgaccccgaaggaactccatcccacatgagtcagaggtcCATTGGACCATGCGagggttaaatcgagggatgtgcacgagtaggcagggacctgagggagggaacaacatggtccaacccccagagcatacccctaaatatttcaatgaggaatatgctccacacgaggatcgaacccgcaacgctgggaaatttcttcccacgtcacctcaggccttaccaactcgcctatgcccctgtGGGCGATATTTCATATCTTTTGTTTTCTCTTTGTTCGGATCCAtcgatttttcgaaaaaaaatgacaattaatttttagattaaaaaaTTTCAACAGTGTACAATTTATTCGGAATTGAATTCTGTTGTTTTTGCTCGATTTCATTTGTGTTTTTGGATATAtgtgtaaatatatattactcCATCCGTCCTAATTATATTGtccacgtttttttttttttgttccaaatatatagtcatataccatatttagtaatatttttttacacttttttattaatatacccctattaactacaccttgaaaattgtacaataattttttaatacattgaatagggataaaatataaagtttatataaaatttgctttcccaatatatttttcttaatctgtgtgaaaatcCAAAGAGTACAATATATATGGAACGGAGGAGTAAAACTCAAGAAGTAATTATGATAATATCACCTGTTAGAAAGCAAACTCCAAACATCTGTAACATCTTTTGGAAATGCATTATGTATACTGTACATAACTTCTATTACCCTTGTGAGTTCCACACATTATTCAGCAGAATCCAACACACAAATCTTCTTGGGAGAACACGAATCCAAGCAACTATAAATCGAACAGTGGAACTCATAAGAATTTGGAGTTGAGGGTGTAATGTCTATCCAATCTTTCTCAACCTTCTCCACGTATGAATGAGACGTAAGAACGGCATGAAACTGAAGTTTGTCTATGTGGTTCACCCATTTCTTCATAAAACTTATGGAGAATAACATATCGAAATGTTCCTCAGACATTGTAGCATCGTAGAGATGGATTCCAATGTTTGATTTGCTTGAATCAACTAGGCCTAAAAATGCACTACCGTGTATGTGTTTTCCAGTGGCACTGCAAACCTGTCAGAGAAAAAACAAGGAAGCAAGTTGAGGGAGATGATGAATTTGATATTCATTGGTATATAACATCTCACATTCAAtttaaacataatatttttcttCTTGGTCATTGGACAATTCAATACACTACACATTGCCCAAGTTGTGATTACATGGAGAAGGTCTGAAGCAATATCTGGAAAGAGAAGTAGATTTCTAGAGAAGAGGGAGATAGGACAGAAATAAATTGGACAGGAAACAGGAGATGTGGAATATAAATAGCTTGGAGATGATCAACAACTCAACAGTATGTCTCACCTCAATATACTCCACACCCATTTCATGCAGTCGGTCCAACAAGTTTTCAGATGAAAGTAAGCtaacaaaaccacctgatccaacTGGTCTTTGGAGGAATTCCCAAGGTGACTTCATCAATATCTTATGCTTGCCTTGTTCATCTAGAAAGCTGCTGACAACTGGAAGTGTCTCTTCTTCCAAAAACCAGACCTGTTAGAAGTTCAGGTGACATGCAATGAGAGAAACCGCTGATTGAACGAGTGCTACATGAAAATTTTGTCTCATTAGCTAGAAAATTAAATTGACAAGTCTATGGCATGACATTAATCATTCCAACTCCAAGTAATAAGTCCTCACGAGGACAGAATAACATTCACGGCAAATATTTTACAACCGTAATAGTTCCACCCCCAAAACCAAAATTCGAATTATAGAAAATCATGTATCCTACCTTTTGAGGATCAAATGCAAAGTGGTCATGAAGAGAAAACAACTCTTGCAGAGAACTGACAGAATGAGCAGAACAGACTAACATCAGAGGTACAGATGGACGGTTTTTCACCTGCAAAAAGCAAAGGCATGACTCAGATGATATTGCAGAGGGTAACCCTCTTCTACACGGCTAACAACAAAATTTATCAATGGTGAAGTACTTCTTAAAACACCAAGTTGAGGGATTCTAGTATGACAACATTTCTTCTGCAAAACTAGATTGCATCCaaacataaacagatatgaCAGAACTAGCTTTATAATTTTGTAAGAATTATCACATAAAAAAATGTATCAATAGCACCTCAACAAGTCCATGGGGATCATCTAGTAGCTCTTTCACGAGAAGAGAGGCCTTCTCACTTTCTTTGGAGTTGACAACACTGTTATTAGGATCTCTTTCAATCTCCTCCATTTCCTCCAACACCAAACATATAGCAACCTTGCCACCAGAAGCCAATACGTCACCCTCCCTTTGTAGTTTCCAGTATAAATCAGACAGTTTTCCACCTTGAGCAGAAATAGGATTGTCAGCTACTTTTAGAGTGCTGTCTTTTGGTACTGCACTCAAAATCTGTGGCACATTTTGCCTGAATTGAGAAATGAAATAGCATATGGAGTCAATATTCCAACAAAACTTGCTTGGAAACGTTAAACATTGCTTATGCAACAGCACATCAGAGTAAGATCACAATATTTAAAATGTTTAACCTTGCAAAGGGGGTCTCAATATATTGCAGGGCCTGCTGAAGCAATTTTGAATTTACAGTCACTATTTGATTTGCAAGCAAGCTTGCATTGTCCTTCTCCCCATATCTAAATCCATGAAACACGTGTTGCTGCTCCATTTCACATAGTTTCTTTTTAGCCgctatcaactgcctttgaaactttttcctttctttccaTTCCTGAAGCAGACAACAGATACCATGACAACCGAGCAGACCACATTCATGAAAATCAAGTTGAGCTGATAATCTTGCCTATTACTTGATAAATATGATTAGCGAAGGTGATCCCAAAGACAACTTTTTACACACACCATCTAGGGCACCGAAGAAATCTTGTCAAACAAAGATATTTATCGATTATatcattataaaaaaaatgagtaTATTTAATAGAAAAAACAAGAGAAATTTTGTAAAAAGTCATCAAATGAGTTAGGTAGCTCTCTAGGTTAAATATTAAGAAACAAATATGTCCGACCGAGaaaaactgaataaggaagAGATTCAAATGGGGGTAGTTCAAAAGAATACACAAATGTAGGTAATGGCTTAGGGCCTGGAT
It encodes:
- the LOC140890697 gene encoding uncharacterized protein isoform X2 translates to MQSSSILCCSSNYISPSNFQRSTFLSTIHQVNVFSSSSKLLSSSSSPHQSSRSTSISSSVHVETNSSTSRFVETGYISGVHGIRGEVRIKPSTDFPDLRFSKPGTRWLKQKISGTETIQEIELLEGRGHPGQSWILKFNEINTVEQARKLVGSTLLVTDEDRPMLEEAEFYTRDLIGMKVILKESGEPVGTVVNVFNSGASDLLQVRLNLSESIEGPIKKSQVGEFDSGPVAWVPFVEAIVPEVDLEKREMLITPPKGLLDLNIRSHERSKKDRRELEWKERKKFQRQLIAAKKKLCEMEQQHVFHGFRYGEKDNASLLANQIVTVNSKLLQQALQYIETPFARQNVPQILSAVPKDSTLKVADNPISAQGGKLSDLYWKLQREGDVLASGGKVAICLVLEEMEEIERDPNNSVVNSKESEKASLLVKELLDDPHGLVEVKNRPSVPLMLVCSAHSVSSLQELFSLHDHFAFDPQKVWFLEEETLPVVSSFLDEQGKHKILMKSPWEFLQRPVGSGGFVSLLSSENLLDRLHEMGVEYIEVCSATGKHIHGSAFLGLVDSSKSNIGIHLYDATMSEEHFDMLFSISFMKKWVNHIDKLQFHAVLTSHSYVEKVEKDWIDITPSTPNSYEFHCSIYSCLDSCSPKKICVLDSAE
- the LOC140890697 gene encoding uncharacterized protein isoform X1 translates to MQSSSILCCSSNYISPSNFQRSTFLSTIHQVNVFSSSSKLLSSSSSPHQSSRSTSISSSAAPVHVETNSSTSRFVETGYISGVHGIRGEVRIKPSTDFPDLRFSKPGTRWLKQKISGTETIQEIELLEGRGHPGQSWILKFNEINTVEQARKLVGSTLLVTDEDRPMLEEAEFYTRDLIGMKVILKESGEPVGTVVNVFNSGASDLLQVRLNLSESIEGPIKKSQVGEFDSGPVAWVPFVEAIVPEVDLEKREMLITPPKGLLDLNIRSHERSKKDRRELEWKERKKFQRQLIAAKKKLCEMEQQHVFHGFRYGEKDNASLLANQIVTVNSKLLQQALQYIETPFARQNVPQILSAVPKDSTLKVADNPISAQGGKLSDLYWKLQREGDVLASGGKVAICLVLEEMEEIERDPNNSVVNSKESEKASLLVKELLDDPHGLVEVKNRPSVPLMLVCSAHSVSSLQELFSLHDHFAFDPQKVWFLEEETLPVVSSFLDEQGKHKILMKSPWEFLQRPVGSGGFVSLLSSENLLDRLHEMGVEYIEVCSATGKHIHGSAFLGLVDSSKSNIGIHLYDATMSEEHFDMLFSISFMKKWVNHIDKLQFHAVLTSHSYVEKVEKDWIDITPSTPNSYEFHCSIYSCLDSCSPKKICVLDSAE
- the LOC140890697 gene encoding uncharacterized protein isoform X3 — translated: MLEEAEFYTRDLIGMKVILKESGEPVGTVVNVFNSGASDLLQVRLNLSESIEGPIKKSQVGEFDSGPVAWVPFVEAIVPEVDLEKREMLITPPKGLLDLNIRSHERSKKDRRELEWKERKKFQRQLIAAKKKLCEMEQQHVFHGFRYGEKDNASLLANQIVTVNSKLLQQALQYIETPFARQNVPQILSAVPKDSTLKVADNPISAQGGKLSDLYWKLQREGDVLASGGKVAICLVLEEMEEIERDPNNSVVNSKESEKASLLVKELLDDPHGLVEVKNRPSVPLMLVCSAHSVSSLQELFSLHDHFAFDPQKVWFLEEETLPVVSSFLDEQGKHKILMKSPWEFLQRPVGSGGFVSLLSSENLLDRLHEMGVEYIEVCSATGKHIHGSAFLGLVDSSKSNIGIHLYDATMSEEHFDMLFSISFMKKWVNHIDKLQFHAVLTSHSYVEKVEKDWIDITPSTPNSYEFHCSIYSCLDSCSPKKICVLDSAE